A region of the Brachyhypopomus gauderio isolate BG-103 chromosome 11, BGAUD_0.2, whole genome shotgun sequence genome:
TGTGTTCAGCATTGGCAAAAACGTAGAAAAAAAATGCCGGACTGCTGCGTGAAGCGTCCAATGGGCCACTAGCGGCGCAGAGACGTAACCCAAGCTTGCTGCGAGGGCGCAGAAAGGCACCAGCCAGCCTATGCTGCGTGCAGACTGTACACGATGACGCTTGGTTTCGCGAGAAACAGCGATGAGCAGGAACGGGGACACACGGACTGTAGTGGCCGCTGTCAGCCCGTCGTGGCGGTACCAGCCCCGCCGACGGACCGCTGACTGCACCGGGCACTGCAAAGGCAGAATGTGCGAGCTTCGCACTGTCGTTTATCCGATTAAAACCTCCATGAAGATGGATGAGCGATGCTACAGCCGAGGACTGCCCAGGATGCGCAGGTCGTCGGTAAACGCCCCATTCTTTGCTCTGCTTTAGTTTGGACCAGCGCCGGAGAGTTTAGCTAAAGTTCAGCCGAACCGGCGGTAAATGCGGTATCAGTCCCTGGACTAGTCACGATACTGCGGAGAAGACTAGAAGGTTTAGCTTAGTCACGCGACTGCTGCCGTTTACCGGACTATTGGCGGAATTAAAAGACTGTGTGTTGTTTCAAAGCTAGCGAACTAATGTAacatcttctgtgtgtgtgtgtgtgtgtgtgtgtgtatatatatagcgACCAGTAAGCCAGAGGGCAGGTCAATGTCAACTGTGGCGTATATGATTACCGGTCCTTTCCCAGCAAACAAACATTGTGCGTTTAATTTTGTAGACGTCTTAGTGCGTTTTCTTAATTTCTAATCTTTAGTTGCACGACCGGTCTGTTTGGTTTAAATATATGTGCGCTGAGTGTAAGTGAGTGTCTGCTAAAGCGGTACCACAGACATCAGTGGTGATCATCCGGTAGCGAGACGGAGTATTTTCTCGATTCGTCCTTATacacaaatataaaaaagcATGAAACACAAAATCTGTTTTTGGGCATGAGACTGACTAATCTATAAGGACAGTGTTCTGCAAAGTCAGCATACCTGAACTACAAGTATACTGGGTAGAAGGCGAGGGTATTTTTATCCGTCCATAAGCAAGAACAGCTCCTTGTGATTGAAATTTAAATTTAGACTGAGTAGGAGGAACTAAATGTAGCTTTACATTGCGTCTAAAAATAGAATCCCTCCCTGGAGCTGCGATGGACAGATTTATTTAGGAACGATTAGTTGGCCTGACTACCAGGTGCTTTAGCTGCACTCTGTGTCAGTAGCCTGACTGTCACTGTGAATGACGGGGAACGCTGATGGATGTGTTTAACGCTGATGGATGTGTGTAGGAGTGCCGGGGGCGTGCAGAAAGGTTTCATCGGTGGATGGTCATTGGTGGGAGACactgggttgtttttttttgtgtgtccgCATTTGTCTGATCCCAGAACAGATTTGGAACAGATTTGCATGTTAAAAACATTGCATTAGTGTTCAGTCACTACTCATTCCATGTGTGCTGTCTTTTGGCGTAGTACGGGTTTTAGACGCAATCATCTTcccagactttttttttttgctccgtAACTGTTTGCGAGTGACCATGGTTGTTCTTGGTCAGGCTTCTTTTCCAGGGAACCTTCACCTGGTGCTGGTCCTGAGACCGACCAGCTTCTTCCAGCGCACCGTCACCGACCTCGGGTTCCGCTTCAGCCAGGACGACTTCATGCTGAAGATGCCGGTAAGAGTGCCCGAGCACGCACCATTCTGATCCACTCCTGGATGGACGCAGCCCTGTGCGGTCCAGGATGTGTCCTGGACGGTCCAGTAAAGGTCCCGACATGTGCTGAGGTCCTTCAGGACAGTGTTAGAACAGAGCTGACGACATCATGAATACTATCCGCTCGTGTGCCGTGTGCCTTAGACGGACCGTCTGCGTTTCTTCCCAGGTAGTGATGCTAAGCTCCGTCACTGACTTGCTGCGCTACATCAGTGAGAATCAGCTGACCACTGAGTTCGGGGGCACGCTGGACTACTGCCACAGCGACTGGATCGTCCTCAGAACGGTTCTGACCTCCACAGCCCATCCACCCATTCATGGCTCACTCATCCCCCCCACCCATTGacaaccccacccccatttCTTCACCAATTCACAGCCCCGCCTCTCACCCCACCCCCATTCTCAGCCCCACCCCCTTTGGCCACTTGACATGTGCCAGTAACTGGCAAAATCCCTCCCGATTTGCTGTGCACGTGACGTGCGGTCTGTGCTCTCCGAAGGCCATCGAGAGCTTCGCGGTGATGGTGAAGGACATTGCGCAGATGCTGCAGGCGTTCGGCACGGAGCTGGCAGAGACGGAGCTGCCGGAGGAGAACAGCACCGTGGAGCTGCTTCTGCTGGCGCACACCGAGAAGTACAGGAGGCTCAAGGTACGGCTGACGGAGGCCAGATGTCCCACCCACATCACTTCTGCCCCACCCACATCACTTCTGCCCCACCCACATCACTTCTGTCCCACCCACGTCACTTCTGTCCCACCCACGTCACTTCTGTCCCACCCACGTCACTTCTGCCCCACCCACATCACTTCTGTCCCACCCACGTCACTTCTGTCCCACCCACGTCACTTCTGTCCCACCCACGTCACTTCTGCCCCACCCACATCACTTCTGTCCCACCCACATCACTTCTGTCCCACCCACGTCACTTCTGTCCCACCCACGTCACTTCTGCCCCACCCATGTCACTTCCGTCCCACCCACGTCACTTCCGTCCCCCTTTGCTGAGATTGGCTCCTCTGCTTGTTCTCTGTGGTGGTCTCATGTCTCTGATCGTTCTAGACAGGGAGAACATgatgtttgttgttttgtgttgtggCTTATGGCTGCAGGACGCTATCAACTCGGTCATGAGGGAGGGCCGGCACCTGCTCTCCAGCCTGGAGGCTTCTGGGAAGGTGgaggataaacacacacactgggatatAACACAGGACTGGGACACCGTGCAGAGGTATACAGCACTCTCCTCCAGTATGGTCTACAGAACCATAGTAAATATAGATAGCAGGTGAAGACCAGAAGCAGAGCACCAGCTCTGGTTTGGTCCTGCAGGTTGATGTCCCAGCTGAGGGACATGGAGATGGCCTTCGACGGCTTCTTCGACAAGCACCATCTCAAGTTGCAGCAGTACCTGCAGCTGCTCAGATATGAACACAGCTTCCACGAGGTGCGCCGTCTCCCCGAGCACCCAGACGAGCTCGCGGCTAGACGCCGGAGAGCACGACGTATCTGCTGTGGCCCGTGCTGTATCTGTCCTTGCCTCTTTCAGATGATGAGCGCGTTGGAGAAGCTGGCTGGATTGGAGAAGAAGGTGGTCACCACTGGAGACACGCTGGGTCAGATCGAGCAGGCCACCAAAGAGCTGGACGTTCTGGAGAACCGGACCTTGGTACCCTACCCACCCCCAGATTACACACCTGGCTAGTGGAGTTGGTGCCTGCACCCACATGTACTCGTGCGTGACTGTAGTTTCTGGTTCTCCAGGAGGAAATGAGCCGTACGCAGCTGATGGTCCTGCATGGGCACCAGCTGGCCGCAGGCCACCACTACGCCTCCGCTCTGATCGTCCAGCGCTGTAATGAGCTGAGATACCACTGCGACACTCTGACCTCTGCAGTCAAAGCAAAACGCAGGGCACTGGCACAGATACATACCTTACTGCACCGCCTAGAAGAggtactccacacacacacacacacacacacacacacacacacacacacacacacacacacacacacacacacacacacacacacacaaacacacacacccacacacaccccccccccccctccattccTCTCAGTCAACAATCACCCGATACAACGTTTTAAGAGTAATCTGTTCATATTTCAGATCAATATTTTCAAAAGAGTCATAAAAGGCTTGTTTTGAAGGATGGGTTTTTCCCCCCTCTGCTGCGTTTCCGGTCTGACAGGCCCAGCAGTGGTGTGATGAGGGCACGTACCTTTTAGCCAATCAGCTGGTAGATAAGTTCCACTCTAAAGAAGGGGCTCAGGCAGCGCTGAGAGATATCGAAAAGTTCCAGGAGGGGGCGCCAGCGCTCCTCAGTGCTGGCTCAGACGTGCTCTTTATGGAATATCAACCCGTGCTCAGTTCTCACCTACAGGTAAAGTGTCATTGCACTGCACTGTAATGTTTTTCCTCTTACAGTCTTTTGCAAAAAGAAATCATGAGTCAATCTTTACCAGTTTCACAGACGTCTATGAAGTACAGTAATCTTTTGGTACTAATTAGTTTAAAAAATATGATTATTTTGTTCTAATTAGCTCCTGATTTTTGGATCTAATTATATAGTTTACTTATCATTTTTCATATCTGTTCAAGCAAAATATACGATTACATTTGCAAATCATGGACTTTCTTGCCAAGTAAAGGCGCCGTTTGTCTTGGTCTGTTCAGACTCTTATAGAGAAGATGTTTGAGAAGCACGCCTCGGTGCAGAAGCTTGTCCAGACCAGGCAAAGTTGCCTGAAGAAACTAGCAGACAAACACGAGAGGCCAGTGCAGCCTGTGGCCCCCCGAGCAGAGACGTCTCCTAACGCCAAGTCCCCGGTCTTCTCCCCCAGACACGGTACGCCGAGACCGTCACACCCGCACAAGACGTTCTATTTACCGGACCTTCAGTAGGCCCGTCTCACCCCCTGTCCATCGAGTTGACCTGGACGTAATCTTGCTGCTAGACTCATAAGACACACTGTAATTCACCCCCCTTACTGATCGAGCTGACCTGGATGTAATCATCGCTACTACACTTGTAAGACTGTAATCTTGCTAACAGTCCCTGTCAGCTATATTTTGCAAACCCCAATCTGCAAAACACATCAGAACCATAAAAAAACCTACCCAAACACATTTGTATTGAAGTGAAAAAtaaccttgatgcttgcctacaaagccaaacatggaCTAGCctctccctacatgatgtccatggtcaaagctTGATCCGTTCCAtcagctgctaggactgcagagtctcttgCTGTCTTCAAacatagactgaagactcacctgtttgttgagttcttaaaagagcactaactcagcagataacacttgttcttaaattgtatgtctatgtctatggttatttgtgcttcttagTAAAAGTTTAATGACAATGTAATGACATAAGGTAAtgattgattcctgtagtttagtagtagtctggttcaagggtatcttgagTTCTGGACTATCTGTGCTGTTATCTAGGACGAATATCTTTGAACAGacgcaaagcactttgtaagtctcTCTGGATGAgaacatctgctaaatgccctaaatgtaaatgtgaagtgTCATTTCTACGGTAACCAAGTCCAGCCACAGGCCTGATATCTCTCCTGATATCTCTCCTGTTACCTCTCCTGATATCTCTCCTGTTACCTCTCCTGATATCTCTCCTGATATCTCTCCTGATACCTCTCCTGATATCTTTCCTGTTACCTCTCCTGATATCTCTCCTGTTACCTCTCCTGATATCTCTCCTGTTACCTCTCCTGATATCTCTCCTGTTACCTCTCCTGATATCTCTCCTGTTACCTCTCCTGTTACCTCTCCTGATATCTCTCCTGTTACCTCTCCTGATATCTCTCCTGATACCTCTCCTACATATTATCTCATAATGTATGTACAAAACACAAACGTTCATCTCCATGACAGGCGAGACATCACATGTTCATATTGGAGTGTGCTCTGGTGTCTACTGCTAATGCCTTGATCCCTGTAGCTTTTATCCTGCTGCTTTTAAGCAATCTTTCCTCACCCAGGAATTGATTATCCTCCCTGTCTTCCTAAAGTGGAATCATGCTATTGATGTTTCCCCGCACCACAGATTTCAATTCCAGTTTGAAGTTCACCTTTGACCTCTCGCTGCCGGGCAAAAGAGCATCTCGGAAAAACCTAACGTCCCGGAAGGTAACGTAACCCCCTGACCCCGGATGACATTAGATAAATACGGTGTGCCACTTCAGTAACACATTCATCTtgattgggtttttttttgtagtaTTCTAAGCTTCCAGTAAGTGTGTAGTGGTCATTTGAAATGTACTCATCCATCATTGTACTGCacagtatgcatgtgtgtgtgtatatgtgcgtgtgtgtatatgtgcgtgtgtgtgtgcgcgtgtgtgtgtgtgtgtgtgtatgtgtgcgtgtgtgagcatgtatgtgcgtgtgtgtgtgtgtacagtaaacACAGTGTTTGGTGTGCTACTGGCTTAGATCGAGGTGATGCACGAGTATCCCAACCACAGCTCGCTCTGCTATGCTGTAGACGGGGAGGACGGTGCAGATCTGCTGAAGCGGTGAGCATGCTGGCCCTCCACTGGCCTGAAGGGTGGGCGATACGGCTGGAAACCAGTATCGCGATATTTTATAATAATGTTAAGATATACATGTATGTATTTCAGAGTTCATTTTTgatgagaagtgtgtgtgtgtgtgtgtgtgtgtgtgtgtgtgtgtgtgtgtgtgtgtgtgtgtgtgtgtgtgtgtgtgcacgcgtgcgtgCGTACACCCTTCTCTAGGCATGTCATGAAGGAGCTGATTGAGACTGAGAGGATATATGTGGAGGAGCTCCTGGCTGTGCTGCTGGTAGGGAGATctggtgctgtgtgtgctggtgtttctGGTGAAGGCTCCTGTGCTGATGGtcatggtgtggtgtggttggCCTTCCAGGGTTACCGGGCTGAGATGGacaacccctccctctctcctctcctgcccaCCACCCTGCGCAACAACAGAGACGTTCTGTTTGGAAACATGCCCGACATCTACAATTTCCACAGCAGGCAAGGATGCACATGcgtgcacgtacacacacacacacacagttcctcagAGCACACTTTCctcacacaccttcacatgaCACCTTCACTActaccacccccccacccctcactggCTCTCTGTTTCTCTTGTGGTGCTGGACTGATGGTCAGCTTTAGTGCAACTGGTCAGCAGGGATCCAGAATGGCTTCCTCTGTGTCTGAttaatgacctctgacccctcagGGTCTTCCTGCAGGATCTGGAGAGGTGTTTGGACGTGCCCGAGGCTGTGGGGGCATGTTTTCTAGAACGGGTGAGCTATGATGTGTGATGTAATTTAATATAGATACTCAGTCTAGATGTATTGTTTTTGTGCCTAGTGTATGGATCCAGAAAGGTTaaacattgttttcttttgtttcacTGATGCGGTGTGAGAGTAACTTCACGTATTTCTTTCCAGAAAGAGAACTTCCAGGTCTATGAGCGTTACTGTCAAAATAAACCACGCTCCGAGTCTTTATGGAGACAGTTTTCTGACTGTGCCTTCTTCCAGGTATTGATCATGTCATATTTTAATCATCATGGATCCGGTTGGTGTGCTGTCGTACGTTTGTGTTGAGTGTGCAGCTGGTCTGTTGACCATTACACTGTTTGAGGTGGTACCATGTTTCTGTGGGCATCGTTTCAGGAGTGTCAGAAGAGACTGGAGCACAAACTGGCTCTGGACTCATACCTGCTGAAACCAGTCCAGCGTCTTACCAAGTATCAGCTCCTCCTGAAGGTGAGGCCATGCAGaaccctcacacacgcagaaCCCTCAAACACGTGTGTACACACACCGCACGTCTCACATAGCGACTTTTTGGACATTAGACTCACAACATCCTGAAGGCTGTTTTTCAATAGCCGCATGCATGTTCCTTAAATAGCATAATAGCAGCACTATCCAATTTTTCTAGATTTTGCTCTTATATTTCTAAATATACTTTTAACTGGATTTCATGAAGCTAATACAGCTTCATTCAATGGCAAATATGTATTTTGTACTGCGTACTATGTCTTTTTATTCCAGTTACTTTTCAGTTGCTTTGGCGTGCTTTGGCTTTAGAGCATGTTACTTTTTTATGTATGTTACTTGATATTATTTTATATCATTTTGTAGTGTATACGGCTATGAAATGACGTCTCAGCACTAATTCCATCCTCTGATAGCTTACAGTGATTTGCATCTAACAGGTTACAGTTGCCTCTATTGTGTTTCAaatgcatggtgtgtgtgtgtgtgtgtgtgtgtgtgtgtgtgtgtgtgtgtgttccacaggAGTTGCTGAAGTACAGCTCAGGTTGTGAGAGGGTCTCTGAACTGCAGGGGGCGCTATCTGCCATGCTAGACCTGCTGAAGTCGGTTAATGACTCCATGCACCAGATTGCCATCACCGGATATGAGGTAAGCtgcgttttgtgtgtgtgtgtgtgtgtgtgtgtgagagcacaaGTGCTATTCCCTGTTCCGTATTCCACTTGAGTGTATGGTAGCGGCATTGTTGCAACAGTGACATGGAGATGTCATTGAGATCATTAGCACTGCACAGTTAATGGTGGAAGCAGCTCTTGACCTTTCGGGGGATGTCGTGGTCTCCATGCACCTCGCTGATGACGTCTCTCCCTCCTGCTGGATGCGGTTGCCAGGGCGACCTGAGCGCCCTGGGCCGGGTGCTGATGCAGGGTTCGTTCAGCGTGTCCATCAGCCACAAGCGAGGAGCCACGCGGGTGAAGGAGCTGGCACGCTTCAAGCCCATGCGGAGACACTTGTTCCTGCACGAACGCGCCCTGCTCTTCTGCAAGAGGCGTGAGGAACACGGCGAGCACGCCGAGAAGACCCCCTCCTACAGCTTCAAACACtgtctgaaggtgtgtgtgtttgggtgtatctgtgtgagtgtgtgtgtgggtgcatctgtgtgcatctgtgtgtgtgtgcatctgtgggggtgtgtgtgtgtgtgtgtgtgcatctgtgggtgtgtgtgtgtgtgtgagagtgtgtgtatctgtgggtgtgtgtgtgagagtgtgtgtatctgtgagagtgtgtgcatctgtgggtgtgtatgtatgtgtgtgtgtgtgcacccagATTCACAGGTCTTGGGTCTTAACAGATGGTTTTATACCTCAGCTGTTTGAGCCTGGGGTGATGATTAAGAGCTTGGCAGAGGGTCGTTACAGACCTCCCCGGACGTCTTGCGAACGTGTCCTGCGTGTCCCGTGCAgcgggacaggacaggactggcGTGCGCAAGGCAGACCTATGCGTGTCGTGAGCGTTGCCTGCTGTGCGTGTTTGATCGTCCCGTCTCCTTCCAGATGAGCGCTGTGGGCATCACCGAAAATGTGAAAGGAGATGCAAAGAAGTTTGAGATCTGGTACAGTGGCCGAGAGGAGGTGTACGTGGTGCAGGTGAGCGCCCCCTGGAGGCCTGGTGGTGTGGGCTCGGCTGGTCCGCTACTGCACGCTCATGCCTCCCTCTTGTTCTAAATCTGAAGGCACCAACCGTGGAGGTGAAGCGTGCTTGGCTGAACGAGATCCGAAAAATCCTCACCAACCAGCAGAAAATCCTCAAAGGTCTCTGAAGATGATGGCTACACTTGACATATGAGACTGAACGCTTTCTCCTTTTTTAAATGCTTGTTTAACTTGTCTCGTCTCCCACCCTTTGATTGGCCCAGACGAACTGTGCCTCTCCAGCTCATTGGCTGAGCAGATGCAGCTGTCTTCACCCCTAACCCTCTCTGAGAGGTAAGAGATTGTGTGGATTGAGTCCTTTTGCGCTGCGCTCTGAAGCTTAGCCCTGTGTTGAAGCACATATACTAGCTCTTCAGTCTTCTGCCCCATTAGCGTTTGAGCCTCCCCACCTCCACGACCTGCTTTTAGAACCCATTTATTAGAAActcctaccctaaccctacaatCACCATCCACTGTGTAATGGTCCCATCCTATTTCTTATTTTGACCCCTACCCccttgttttatgtgtgtcCCCTTGCCCCTTGGCTTGGGGTG
Encoded here:
- the mcf2a gene encoding proto-oncogene DBL isoform X3, with translation MSRNGDTRTVVAAVSPSWRYQPRRRTADCTGHCKGRMCELRTVVYPIKTSMKMDERCYSRGLPRMRRSSASFPGNLHLVLVLRPTSFFQRTVTDLGFRFSQDDFMLKMPVVMLSSVTDLLRYISENQLTTEFGGTLDYCHSDWIVLRTAIESFAVMVKDIAQMLQAFGTELAETELPEENSTVELLLLAHTEKYRRLKDAINSVMREGRHLLSSLEASGKVEDKHTHWDITQDWDTVQRLMSQLRDMEMAFDGFFDKHHLKLQQYLQLLRYEHSFHEMMSALEKLAGLEKKVVTTGDTLGQIEQATKELDVLENRTLEEMSRTQLMVLHGHQLAAGHHYASALIVQRCNELRYHCDTLTSAVKAKRRALAQIHTLLHRLEEAQQWCDEGTYLLANQLVDKFHSKEGAQAALRDIEKFQEGAPALLSAGSDVLFMEYQPVLSSHLQTLIEKMFEKHASVQKLVQTRQSCLKKLADKHERPVQPVAPRAETSPNAKSPVFSPRHDFNSSLKFTFDLSLPGKRASRKNLTSRKIEVMHEYPNHSSLCYAVDGEDGADLLKRHVMKELIETERIYVEELLAVLLGYRAEMDNPSLSPLLPTTLRNNRDVLFGNMPDIYNFHSRVFLQDLERCLDVPEAVGACFLERKENFQVYERYCQNKPRSESLWRQFSDCAFFQECQKRLEHKLALDSYLLKPVQRLTKYQLLLKELLKYSSGCERVSELQGALSAMLDLLKSVNDSMHQIAITGYEGDLSALGRVLMQGSFSVSISHKRGATRVKELARFKPMRRHLFLHERALLFCKRREEHGEHAEKTPSYSFKHCLKMSAVGITENVKGDAKKFEIWYSGREEVYVVQAPTVEVKRAWLNEIRKILTNQQKILKDELCLSSSLAEQMQLSSPLTLSESKPQRASVSSEGTESVCSSPERCRRSPRHRRNRRSWPGAPHSGDISKGLEDWNRANSFSCLSDAEGEATDRLAPGRYRASADYLRHHPDDIIIKAGDVIQVQQENDGQWLVRNLSLKQEGRIPAARLQAILGDGSRGRSNHLGEPRSLKTRKLSSP
- the mcf2a gene encoding proto-oncogene DBL isoform X4 gives rise to the protein MLQPRTAQDAQVVGFFSREPSPGAGPETDQLLPAHRHRPRVPLQPGRLHAEDAVMLSSVTDLLRYISENQLTTEFGGTLDYCHSDWIVLRTAIESFAVMVKDIAQMLQAFGTELAETELPEENSTVELLLLAHTEKYRRLKDAINSVMREGRHLLSSLEASGKVEDKHTHWDITQDWDTVQRLMSQLRDMEMAFDGFFDKHHLKLQQYLQLLRYEHSFHEMMSALEKLAGLEKKVVTTGDTLGQIEQATKELDVLENRTLEEMSRTQLMVLHGHQLAAGHHYASALIVQRCNELRYHCDTLTSAVKAKRRALAQIHTLLHRLEEAQQWCDEGTYLLANQLVDKFHSKEGAQAALRDIEKFQEGAPALLSAGSDVLFMEYQPVLSSHLQTLIEKMFEKHASVQKLVQTRQSCLKKLADKHERPVQPVAPRAETSPNAKSPVFSPRHDFNSSLKFTFDLSLPGKRASRKNLTSRKIEVMHEYPNHSSLCYAVDGEDGADLLKRHVMKELIETERIYVEELLAVLLGYRAEMDNPSLSPLLPTTLRNNRDVLFGNMPDIYNFHSRVFLQDLERCLDVPEAVGACFLERKENFQVYERYCQNKPRSESLWRQFSDCAFFQECQKRLEHKLALDSYLLKPVQRLTKYQLLLKELLKYSSGCERVSELQGALSAMLDLLKSVNDSMHQIAITGYEGDLSALGRVLMQGSFSVSISHKRGATRVKELARFKPMRRHLFLHERALLFCKRREEHGEHAEKTPSYSFKHCLKMSAVGITENVKGDAKKFEIWYSGREEVYVVQAPTVEVKRAWLNEIRKILTNQQKILKDELCLSSSLAEQMQLSSPLTLSESKPQRASVSSEGTESVCSSPERCRRSPRHRRNRRSWPGAPHSGDISKGLEDWNRANSFSCLSDAEGEATDRLAPGRYRASADYLRHHPDDIIIKAGDVIQVQQENDGQWLVRNLSLKQEGRIPAARLQAILGDGSRGRSNHLGEPRSLKTRKLSSP
- the mcf2a gene encoding proto-oncogene DBL isoform X1, whose product is MDPAPHHKPQKDMEGYYSLLQAGSELENTLQQVTVPVSMKEVAGYIQKQVAYLSGGRGAESSVIITLPECSDFSDIPGEALAKVLSYLTLIPRARQPGVKFIIILDRRLDTWTSIKTALARIAASFPGNLHLVLVLRPTSFFQRTVTDLGFRFSQDDFMLKMPVVMLSSVTDLLRYISENQLTTEFGGTLDYCHSDWIVLRTAIESFAVMVKDIAQMLQAFGTELAETELPEENSTVELLLLAHTEKYRRLKDAINSVMREGRHLLSSLEASGKVEDKHTHWDITQDWDTVQRLMSQLRDMEMAFDGFFDKHHLKLQQYLQLLRYEHSFHEMMSALEKLAGLEKKVVTTGDTLGQIEQATKELDVLENRTLEEMSRTQLMVLHGHQLAAGHHYASALIVQRCNELRYHCDTLTSAVKAKRRALAQIHTLLHRLEEAQQWCDEGTYLLANQLVDKFHSKEGAQAALRDIEKFQEGAPALLSAGSDVLFMEYQPVLSSHLQTLIEKMFEKHASVQKLVQTRQSCLKKLADKHERPVQPVAPRAETSPNAKSPVFSPRHDFNSSLKFTFDLSLPGKRASRKNLTSRKIEVMHEYPNHSSLCYAVDGEDGADLLKRHVMKELIETERIYVEELLAVLLGYRAEMDNPSLSPLLPTTLRNNRDVLFGNMPDIYNFHSRVFLQDLERCLDVPEAVGACFLERKENFQVYERYCQNKPRSESLWRQFSDCAFFQECQKRLEHKLALDSYLLKPVQRLTKYQLLLKELLKYSSGCERVSELQGALSAMLDLLKSVNDSMHQIAITGYEGDLSALGRVLMQGSFSVSISHKRGATRVKELARFKPMRRHLFLHERALLFCKRREEHGEHAEKTPSYSFKHCLKMSAVGITENVKGDAKKFEIWYSGREEVYVVQAPTVEVKRAWLNEIRKILTNQQKILKDELCLSSSLAEQMQLSSPLTLSESKPQRASVSSEGTESVCSSPERCRRSPRHRRNRRSWPGAPHSGDISKGLEDWNRANSFSCLSDAEGEATDRLAPGRYRASADYLRHHPDDIIIKAGDVIQVQQENDGQWLVRNLSLKQEGRIPAARLQAILGDGSRGRSNHLGEPRSLKTRKLSSP
- the mcf2a gene encoding proto-oncogene DBL isoform X5 encodes the protein MDPAPHHKPQKDMEGYYSLLQAGSELENTLQQVTVPVSMKEVAGYIQKQVAYLSGGRGAESSVIITLPECSDFSDIPGEALAKVLSYLTLIPRARQPGVKFIIILDRRLDTWTSIKTALARIAASFPGNLHLVLVLRPTSFFQRTVTDLGFRFSQDDFMLKMPVVMLSSVTDLLRYISENQLTTEFGGTLDYCHSDWIVLRTAIESFAVMVKDIAQMLQAFGTELAETELPEENSTVELLLLAHTEKYRRLKDAINSVMREGRHLLSSLEASGKVEDKHTHWDITQDWDTVQRLMSQLRDMEMAFDGFFDKHHLKLQQYLQLLRYEHSFHEMMSALEKLAGLEKKVVTTGDTLGQIEQATKELDVLENRTLEEMSRTQLMVLHGHQLAAGHHYASALIVQRCNELRYHCDTLTSAVKAKRRALAQIHTLLHRLEEAQQWCDEGTYLLANQLVDKFHSKEGAQAALRDIEKFQEGAPALLSAGSDVLFMEYQPVLSSHLQTLIEKMFEKHASVQKLVQTRQSCLKKLADKHERPVQPVAPRAETSPNAKSPVFSPRHDFNSSLKFTFDLSLPGKRASRKNLTSRKIEVMHEYPNHSSLCYAVDGEDGADLLKRHVMKELIETERIYVEELLAVLLGYRAEMDNPSLSPLLPTTLRNNRDVLFGNMPDIYNFHSRVFLQDLERCLDVPEAVGACFLERKENFQVYERYCQNKPRSESLWRQFSDCAFFQECQKRLEHKLALDSYLLKPVQRLTKYQLLLKELLKYSSGCERVSELQGALSAMLDLLKSVNDSMHQIAITGYEGDLSALGRVLMQGSFSVSISHKRGATRVKELARFKPMRRHLFLHERALLFCKRREEHGEHAEKTPSYSFKHCLKMSAVGITENVKGDAKKFEIWYSGREEVYVVQAPTVEVKRAWLNEIRKILTNQQKILKDELCLSSSLAEQMQLSSPLTLSERAMRPPRGVLKGCLPRLDLVSLSAGACVCLRARSPRLARSSQRQ
- the mcf2a gene encoding proto-oncogene DBL isoform X2 is translated as MYYSHVIACMSYLCAHRSPLLLSPVITPRPNKHHDSVREMGIVFFSCLQSPATWCKIYHHFRPKTGHLDLNQNSTCKNCGFFSREPSPGAGPETDQLLPAHRHRPRVPLQPGRLHAEDAVMLSSVTDLLRYISENQLTTEFGGTLDYCHSDWIVLRTAIESFAVMVKDIAQMLQAFGTELAETELPEENSTVELLLLAHTEKYRRLKDAINSVMREGRHLLSSLEASGKVEDKHTHWDITQDWDTVQRLMSQLRDMEMAFDGFFDKHHLKLQQYLQLLRYEHSFHEMMSALEKLAGLEKKVVTTGDTLGQIEQATKELDVLENRTLEEMSRTQLMVLHGHQLAAGHHYASALIVQRCNELRYHCDTLTSAVKAKRRALAQIHTLLHRLEEAQQWCDEGTYLLANQLVDKFHSKEGAQAALRDIEKFQEGAPALLSAGSDVLFMEYQPVLSSHLQTLIEKMFEKHASVQKLVQTRQSCLKKLADKHERPVQPVAPRAETSPNAKSPVFSPRHDFNSSLKFTFDLSLPGKRASRKNLTSRKIEVMHEYPNHSSLCYAVDGEDGADLLKRHVMKELIETERIYVEELLAVLLGYRAEMDNPSLSPLLPTTLRNNRDVLFGNMPDIYNFHSRVFLQDLERCLDVPEAVGACFLERKENFQVYERYCQNKPRSESLWRQFSDCAFFQECQKRLEHKLALDSYLLKPVQRLTKYQLLLKELLKYSSGCERVSELQGALSAMLDLLKSVNDSMHQIAITGYEGDLSALGRVLMQGSFSVSISHKRGATRVKELARFKPMRRHLFLHERALLFCKRREEHGEHAEKTPSYSFKHCLKMSAVGITENVKGDAKKFEIWYSGREEVYVVQAPTVEVKRAWLNEIRKILTNQQKILKDELCLSSSLAEQMQLSSPLTLSESKPQRASVSSEGTESVCSSPERCRRSPRHRRNRRSWPGAPHSGDISKGLEDWNRANSFSCLSDAEGEATDRLAPGRYRASADYLRHHPDDIIIKAGDVIQVQQENDGQWLVRNLSLKQEGRIPAARLQAILGDGSRGRSNHLGEPRSLKTRKLSSP